In Dyadobacter sp. NIV53, a single window of DNA contains:
- a CDS encoding type II toxin-antitoxin system RelE/ParE family toxin encodes MSTPKHIQEAVFEVITKLEVADTIDSAHVDYKRMEGQKKSTNYFRIRIGQYRLGLEYIKPNIMLITIMIRGDIYKSFPPK; translated from the coding sequence TTGTCTACACCTAAACATATTCAGGAAGCAGTTTTTGAAGTCATAACGAAACTGGAAGTTGCTGACACTATTGACAGTGCTCATGTGGATTATAAACGAATGGAAGGCCAAAAAAAGAGCACTAATTATTTTCGAATTCGAATTGGCCAATACAGGTTAGGTTTGGAATATATCAAGCCCAATATTATGCTTATAACAATTATGATTCGTGGTGATATTTACAAATCTTTTCCTCCTAAATGA
- the menC gene encoding o-succinylbenzoate synthase: MPLQIVFKPHLLQFKTEAGTSRGVLTQKTSWILKITDSEQPGVVGYGECGPLPGLSIDDIPDFKEQLTSVCELFNSLDLEVYPFNLAIILEQLVPEHLPSVRFGIEMALLDFMSGGRRVLYKNPFSCAEKGILMNGLIWMGSYENMLEQVEHKLAQGFSTLKMKVGAIDFEKELRILESIRERFPAKDITLRVDANGAFHADEADEKLKSLAVYDLHSIEQPVKAGQHELMSQLCATSPVPVALDEELIGIFDYRKKFALLKKIQPPFIILKPTLLGGFQHTMEWIEIANRLKISWWITSALESNIGLNAIAQFTANYNNPLPQGLGTGQLYTNNFTSPMAIVDGELIYGQAGEWGINY; encoded by the coding sequence ATGCCTTTACAAATTGTGTTTAAACCCCATTTACTTCAGTTTAAAACGGAAGCGGGTACTTCTCGTGGGGTTCTGACACAAAAAACTTCCTGGATTCTAAAAATAACTGATTCCGAGCAGCCTGGAGTAGTAGGTTACGGAGAATGTGGCCCGCTCCCGGGCCTGAGTATTGACGATATTCCGGATTTTAAAGAACAGCTTACATCAGTTTGTGAATTATTCAATAGTCTCGATCTGGAAGTTTATCCTTTCAATTTAGCCATTATTCTGGAACAGCTTGTGCCCGAACATTTACCTTCTGTCAGATTTGGTATAGAAATGGCGCTGCTTGATTTTATGAGTGGAGGAAGACGGGTTTTATATAAAAATCCATTTTCATGTGCAGAAAAGGGCATATTAATGAACGGGCTTATCTGGATGGGATCATATGAAAATATGCTGGAACAGGTAGAGCATAAACTGGCCCAGGGGTTTTCGACATTAAAAATGAAAGTTGGGGCCATTGATTTTGAAAAGGAGCTCAGGATTCTGGAATCAATCCGAGAGCGCTTTCCGGCAAAAGATATTACTTTAAGAGTTGATGCAAACGGCGCATTTCATGCTGATGAAGCGGATGAGAAGTTAAAAAGTTTAGCCGTATACGACCTGCATTCAATCGAACAACCCGTGAAAGCTGGCCAGCATGAGCTGATGTCGCAACTTTGCGCTACGTCTCCAGTGCCTGTTGCTTTGGATGAAGAATTGATCGGGATTTTCGACTACCGCAAGAAATTTGCTTTGCTTAAAAAAATTCAGCCACCCTTCATAATATTGAAACCTACATTGCTCGGAGGTTTTCAACATACAATGGAATGGATAGAGATTGCCAATCGTTTGAAAATCAGTTGGTGGATTACTTCTGCACTCGAATCCAATATCGGTTTGAACGCCATTGCACAGTTTACTGCGAATTATAACAATCCGCTTCCGCAAGGTTTAGGGACAGGCCAGCTTTATACGAATAATTTCACTTCCCCAATGGCCATTGTTGATGGAGAGCTGATTTACGGGCAGGCGGGAGAATGGGGAATTAATTATTAA
- a CDS encoding PD-(D/E)XK nuclease family protein produces the protein MQTFLQLVAAHILKDHPIDLSKICIVVPTRRAAFFVMQELANAASQPTMSPAVFAVDDFVEGICTLEIEDSVHLLFELYETFKEIDHDLQFDRFMGWASVLLSDLEKIDQYLVNTNYLFDYLSEARAISRWQENLSSGKTLTEGGGTKQYFSLFENIKKVYANFRERLLQKNKAYRGMAYRQLAENVDTLLISGTDYEKIYFAGFNALTESEKKIITTLVKAGKAESLWDSDKYYMHENTGVEAGKSLREYQNDKRFGSSWNWTTDHLLTSHKNITFYGVPNATLQTKVAGQLYQSMRLLDEPGEPVLTAIVLADENLLLPMLYSLDEGITDFNITMGLSLRGSLLYTLIDSIFELQQNVIEFKNKSGKTIRIPKFSHKSISKILNHPFIRHYEYVVLKPKADGQTIIQKTLWDITGNNRVFLSSDDLIDLSDGHPLFKILFTHWPKNNAKVVLHAFYELIDLLREVYKDYKNALETEYLYLFYTLLKQFEQTLDEQTEVITLKTLRSFMFELIRQTKIPFSGEPVSDLQILGMLETRALDFERVIILSVNEGVLPQAKRQNSLIPFDAAQAVGLPTHQHQEAVMSYHFYHLLQRASEVHILYTSTNDAFGGGEKSRFIQQVEYELSQYNPNINIENKTVVLETNRREELDEWIKKDEGMIAAIRSYLAGKGIYPTHLNEYIRCSMQFYLKHIVGVQEKEDVEEELGMDKIGTWLHSCLERLDQDYFLKATDPSVDEIKTVLKEEFDTLFRGYVTDLGLNRIYYQIGEQQMLTFLKHQMERQPRRKILAAEQPLRTKIELVLQGDITPVNIGGKIDRIELDEEGALLVMDYKTGSVDIFAKQKLADPDLREVILKTDPDRKMGYVRQLWMYEYLMYRKMQDENGLILQDHTYEFGNYPVKSGFYSFRDPKNLIANPLELTVAPNPAEFISKSEEMLTDILNDMLDPAIPFRKTDDRSTCTYCDFTGICGR, from the coding sequence ATGCAAACATTCCTTCAACTTGTAGCAGCACATATTTTAAAAGATCACCCGATTGATCTGAGCAAGATCTGTATCGTGGTTCCTACACGACGTGCAGCTTTTTTTGTAATGCAGGAACTGGCCAATGCTGCTTCCCAGCCTACAATGAGCCCGGCGGTTTTTGCAGTAGATGATTTTGTGGAAGGAATTTGTACGCTGGAAATTGAAGATTCGGTTCATTTGCTTTTTGAATTGTATGAAACATTCAAAGAAATTGATCATGATTTACAGTTTGACCGCTTTATGGGATGGGCCTCTGTATTATTGAGCGATCTTGAAAAAATTGACCAGTATCTCGTCAATACAAATTATTTGTTCGACTACCTTTCCGAAGCAAGAGCGATTTCCCGGTGGCAGGAAAATTTATCGTCTGGTAAAACACTAACGGAAGGCGGTGGTACCAAACAGTATTTTTCTTTATTTGAAAATATAAAAAAAGTTTATGCCAATTTCCGAGAACGGCTTTTACAAAAAAACAAAGCTTACCGCGGCATGGCTTACCGCCAGCTTGCTGAAAATGTAGACACGTTGCTGATCTCCGGAACAGATTACGAAAAAATATATTTTGCCGGATTCAACGCCCTGACAGAGTCTGAAAAGAAAATTATTACAACTCTTGTAAAAGCCGGAAAAGCGGAATCGCTATGGGATTCTGACAAATATTACATGCATGAAAACACTGGTGTAGAAGCTGGTAAAAGCCTGAGGGAATATCAGAATGATAAACGCTTTGGCTCTTCATGGAACTGGACGACGGATCATTTACTGACCTCACACAAGAACATTACTTTTTACGGTGTCCCTAATGCGACATTGCAAACGAAAGTAGCCGGACAGCTTTACCAATCCATGCGGTTGCTCGACGAACCCGGAGAACCCGTTCTTACGGCCATCGTGCTGGCTGACGAAAATCTGTTGCTTCCCATGCTTTATTCCCTGGATGAAGGTATTACGGATTTTAATATTACAATGGGATTGTCGCTTCGTGGTTCGTTGTTATATACATTGATAGACAGCATTTTCGAATTACAGCAAAATGTGATTGAGTTCAAGAACAAAAGTGGAAAAACAATCCGTATTCCAAAATTCAGCCATAAATCCATTTCTAAAATCCTGAACCATCCGTTTATCCGGCATTATGAATATGTGGTTTTGAAGCCAAAAGCGGATGGGCAGACGATCATTCAAAAAACGTTGTGGGATATAACCGGGAACAACCGTGTTTTTCTGAGTTCCGATGACCTGATAGATTTGAGCGACGGACATCCGTTATTTAAAATATTGTTTACACATTGGCCAAAAAACAATGCAAAAGTAGTTTTACATGCATTTTATGAGCTGATTGACCTGCTTCGGGAAGTATATAAAGATTATAAAAACGCGCTCGAAACTGAATATTTATATCTTTTTTACACACTGTTAAAGCAATTTGAACAAACTCTGGACGAACAAACAGAAGTGATCACACTGAAAACGTTGCGTTCATTTATGTTTGAACTGATCAGGCAAACCAAGATCCCTTTCAGTGGTGAGCCGGTCAGTGATTTACAGATTTTGGGAATGCTTGAAACCCGTGCGCTGGATTTTGAAAGAGTGATTATTTTATCAGTCAACGAAGGCGTTCTTCCGCAAGCGAAGCGGCAAAATTCGCTGATACCATTTGATGCCGCACAAGCCGTAGGTTTACCCACGCACCAGCATCAGGAAGCGGTCATGTCCTATCACTTTTATCACTTGCTCCAACGTGCTTCGGAAGTACATATACTTTATACAAGTACAAATGATGCGTTTGGCGGTGGGGAAAAAAGCCGGTTTATTCAGCAGGTAGAATATGAGCTGTCACAATACAATCCCAATATTAATATTGAGAATAAAACAGTTGTGCTGGAAACGAACCGCCGTGAAGAACTGGACGAATGGATAAAAAAAGATGAAGGTATGATAGCTGCAATCCGATCATATCTGGCAGGAAAGGGCATTTATCCAACTCATCTGAATGAATACATTCGCTGTTCCATGCAGTTTTACCTGAAACACATTGTGGGTGTGCAGGAAAAAGAAGACGTGGAAGAAGAACTGGGAATGGACAAAATAGGAACCTGGCTGCATAGTTGCCTGGAACGCCTCGACCAGGATTATTTCCTAAAAGCCACTGATCCTTCGGTTGACGAAATTAAAACAGTTTTGAAAGAAGAGTTTGACACTTTATTCCGTGGTTATGTAACAGATCTTGGCCTGAACCGGATTTATTATCAGATCGGTGAACAGCAAATGCTGACGTTTTTGAAACATCAGATGGAGCGGCAACCCAGAAGAAAAATCCTGGCTGCCGAGCAACCTTTACGCACAAAAATCGAACTTGTTTTGCAGGGAGATATCACTCCGGTTAACATCGGCGGGAAAATTGACCGCATTGAGCTCGACGAAGAAGGGGCATTATTGGTAATGGATTACAAAACCGGCAGCGTGGATATTTTCGCAAAACAGAAACTGGCAGATCCAGACCTCAGAGAAGTTATTTTAAAAACTGATCCGGACAGAAAAATGGGATATGTGCGTCAGCTCTGGATGTATGAATACCTGATGTACCGCAAAATGCAGGATGAAAACGGCCTGATTTTACAGGATCATACTTATGAATTTGGCAACTATCCTGTCAAATCCGGCTTTTACTCTTTCCGTGATCCTAAAAATTTAATTGCCAATCCGCTCGAATTAACCGTTGCACCAAACCCAGCGGAGTTCATTTCGAAATCGGAGGAAATGCTTACAGACATTCTCAATGACATGCTGGATCCTGCTATCCCGTTCCGTAAAACGGATGACCGTAGTACCTGTACTTATTGTGATTTTACAGGAATTTGCGGCAGGTAA
- a CDS encoding nucleotidyltransferase family protein codes for MTDSTTIKHILAQLKPELIEKYHVSSIGLFGSIVRNDFTNASDVDIIVDFSEPVGIEFVDLANFIENKIRKNVDLVSRKGIKQKYFQAIESEIMYV; via the coding sequence ATGACCGACTCAACAACCATAAAGCACATTCTTGCTCAGTTAAAGCCAGAACTGATTGAAAAATATCATGTTAGTTCTATTGGTTTGTTTGGCTCGATAGTCCGGAATGATTTTACAAATGCCAGTGATGTAGATATTATTGTTGATTTCAGTGAGCCAGTTGGTATTGAATTCGTGGATCTGGCAAATTTTATTGAAAATAAAATCAGAAAAAACGTTGACCTTGTTTCAAGAAAAGGAATCAAACAAAAATATTTCCAGGCAATAGAATCGGAAATAATGTATGTCTAA
- a CDS encoding 2-hydroxyacid dehydrogenase: MKIATFSTQHYDQEYLNQFNTGHEITYFKVPLNEQTVVLTKGFDAVCIFVNDLANEDVLKVLAENGIKLVVLRCAGFNNVDIEAANQLEIPVVRVPAYSPEAVAEHAIALILTLNRKTHKAYNRIREGNFSLEKLMGFNLHNRKVAVIGTGAIGKAFCRILKGFGCKIAAYDIYPDPALLEAGIIYGTLEKTLADADIVSLHCPLTETTHHLINENSLKLFKHGAMLINTSRGGLIHTADVIEALKTGQLGYLGLDVYEQEGNLFFRDFSEDIIQDDLIARLISFPNVLITSHQGFFTKEAMEQIAVTSFLNIDAFVNGEELVNQIR; this comes from the coding sequence ATGAAAATCGCCACGTTCAGTACGCAGCATTACGATCAGGAATATCTCAATCAATTCAATACCGGACATGAGATCACTTATTTCAAAGTACCATTGAATGAACAGACGGTGGTTCTTACCAAAGGATTTGATGCCGTTTGTATTTTTGTAAACGATCTGGCGAATGAAGATGTATTGAAAGTTTTAGCTGAAAATGGAATTAAACTCGTTGTGTTGCGTTGTGCCGGATTTAACAATGTGGACATTGAAGCAGCTAATCAGTTGGAAATTCCTGTCGTTCGGGTGCCGGCTTATTCGCCGGAGGCTGTGGCTGAACATGCCATTGCGCTGATCCTGACACTTAACCGCAAAACGCACAAAGCATATAACCGTATCCGCGAAGGTAATTTTTCATTGGAAAAACTGATGGGTTTTAACCTTCATAACCGAAAAGTAGCCGTTATTGGAACCGGTGCAATTGGCAAAGCTTTTTGCAGGATTCTGAAAGGGTTTGGTTGTAAAATTGCAGCTTATGATATTTATCCTGATCCGGCTTTGCTGGAAGCCGGTATAATTTATGGCACACTGGAAAAAACACTCGCTGATGCGGATATCGTTTCCCTGCACTGTCCGCTTACTGAAACTACCCATCATTTGATCAATGAAAATTCACTCAAACTTTTCAAGCATGGCGCTATGCTGATCAATACCAGTCGCGGCGGATTGATACATACTGCTGATGTGATAGAAGCCTTGAAAACCGGACAGCTTGGTTACCTTGGGTTGGATGTTTATGAACAGGAAGGCAATTTGTTTTTCCGGGATTTTTCTGAGGATATTATTCAGGATGATCTTATAGCCAGGCTTATTTCATTTCCAAATGTTCTGATCACATCGCATCAGGGCTTTTTTACAAAGGAAGCCATGGAGCAGATCGCAGTAACAAGTTTTTTAAATATTGATGCTTTTGTGAATGGGGAAGAGTTGGTGAATCAAATTAGGTGA
- a CDS encoding putative porin yields MRIALSLKFWIFCIFIFIQFRVLAQVQLPGGVKMPSGGGGGGKGGAVLDDSTKAIYGPKTTQHYYENDILNNRDSVRYRVDTALTNFHRWSPVDQFWGKLVDLGNVATASRNIFYQPRQDIGAQLGFRAYDTYAIKQDEVQYIDTKSPYTYITFVNGGKKTSMGRFGYSQNVHSRFNFGLNAQRLTSNKQYGTYSALSSAAFLGQNWTVLLHTSFFSKNKKYLLLAHFRHLNQKVREQGGVIPEAGDDGVINPYTYDGLARISDDANSWERRKVFHIYQQYKLANGFQLFQQADYQNVINRYTDKSITRGIEKGIYRTVRFDSIETRQDIYYKLFDNKFGIKGQFSEFNYRAYVRQRLYGMKGLGQAANTTGLPSLTYRTGLKFDNIVGAWVGYYLKDSAQYLTAEAELNLSLNVEYNLKAELNTRWGKAGMQVIQTAPDLLAQRYSGNNFDWNNNFDPTKVLTLYASLPLKTKRIDFVPDAQIHQLVDYIYYDTLAAPTQYDPRFGIYRIGATMSTHLKRWNFAGMGYCSWTDNSNVIKIPSYFGSGEVTFDFVYAKVLYIQLGLAARYRSTYYADAYMPVTQQFHRQNSSPVAGRVVTDAFANIRIKRVRLFFQMSYLNMGGKYKLFPEGYYITPNYLGQARAFSFGITWPLFD; encoded by the coding sequence ATGAGAATTGCTTTAAGTTTAAAATTCTGGATTTTTTGCATCTTTATCTTTATCCAGTTCAGGGTTTTGGCACAAGTTCAGTTACCGGGCGGCGTCAAAATGCCAAGCGGCGGAGGTGGTGGTGGAAAAGGCGGTGCAGTTCTGGACGACAGTACAAAAGCCATTTATGGACCTAAAACCACACAGCATTATTATGAAAATGATATTCTGAACAACCGCGATTCTGTTCGTTACCGGGTCGATACGGCACTTACCAATTTTCACCGCTGGTCGCCTGTTGACCAGTTCTGGGGTAAACTGGTGGATCTGGGCAATGTAGCTACGGCTTCGCGAAATATATTTTACCAGCCGCGTCAGGATATTGGTGCACAGCTTGGGTTCAGGGCTTATGATACTTATGCGATCAAACAGGATGAGGTTCAGTATATTGACACCAAGTCACCGTACACCTACATTACTTTTGTCAATGGCGGCAAAAAAACTTCCATGGGCCGTTTCGGTTATTCCCAGAACGTACATTCCCGTTTTAATTTTGGCCTAAATGCACAACGGCTTACATCCAACAAACAATATGGTACTTACAGCGCATTGAGTTCAGCCGCCTTTTTAGGACAAAACTGGACTGTTTTATTACATACAAGCTTTTTTTCAAAAAATAAAAAATACCTGCTTCTTGCACATTTCCGGCATCTGAACCAGAAAGTAAGGGAACAGGGAGGTGTTATTCCTGAGGCTGGCGACGACGGTGTGATCAATCCTTATACCTATGACGGACTGGCACGGATCAGTGACGATGCCAATTCCTGGGAACGCCGGAAGGTTTTTCATATTTATCAGCAATATAAACTGGCAAATGGTTTTCAACTCTTTCAGCAGGCTGATTATCAAAACGTTATCAACCGATATACAGACAAGTCTATTACCAGAGGAATAGAAAAAGGCATTTACCGGACTGTCAGATTTGATTCTATTGAAACCCGTCAAGACATATATTATAAATTATTCGATAATAAATTTGGTATAAAAGGTCAGTTTTCTGAATTCAATTACCGTGCTTATGTTCGTCAGCGCTTGTATGGAATGAAAGGCCTCGGTCAGGCTGCCAATACGACCGGACTCCCCTCTCTTACTTACCGGACAGGTTTGAAATTTGATAATATTGTTGGGGCCTGGGTAGGTTATTACCTTAAAGATTCGGCACAATACCTGACAGCCGAAGCAGAGCTGAACTTGTCGCTCAATGTGGAATACAACCTCAAAGCAGAACTGAATACACGTTGGGGAAAAGCAGGTATGCAAGTTATTCAAACCGCACCGGACTTGCTGGCTCAAAGATATTCCGGCAATAATTTTGACTGGAACAATAATTTCGACCCTACAAAAGTGCTGACACTTTATGCGTCATTGCCACTCAAAACGAAACGGATTGACTTCGTTCCTGATGCCCAGATACATCAGCTGGTAGATTATATTTATTATGACACGCTTGCTGCGCCAACACAATATGATCCAAGGTTTGGGATTTACCGTATCGGCGCAACTATGTCTACTCATTTGAAGAGATGGAATTTTGCAGGAATGGGCTATTGCTCATGGACAGACAATAGCAATGTGATCAAAATACCCAGTTATTTTGGCAGCGGGGAGGTCACCTTCGATTTCGTTTATGCCAAGGTTTTATATATTCAGCTCGGATTGGCTGCAAGATACCGCTCTACCTATTATGCTGATGCATATATGCCTGTAACCCAGCAATTCCATCGCCAAAACAGTTCTCCGGTTGCGGGGAGAGTTGTAACAGATGCTTTTGCCAATATCCGTATCAAAAGAGTCAGGTTGTTTTTCCAGATGTCTTACCTGAATATGGGCGGGAAGTATAAATTGTTCCCTGAGGGCTATTACATTACACCCAATTACCTCGGACAGGCGCGCGCCTTTTCATTTGGCATTACCTGGCCATTATTTGATTAA
- the hemF gene encoding oxygen-dependent coproporphyrinogen oxidase has protein sequence MKAEDIEAFFKTLQDNICRAIEEEDGTGIFKEDVWEHHSGGGGRTRLIQNGSVIEKGGVNFSSVRGEVHPRLRAQMNLNDTDDFQFRATGVSLVMHPFNPHVPIVHMNVRYFELSNGTCWFGGGIDLTPHYVDEEDAKLFHKHLKTACDIHHSEFYPNFKTWADEYFYIPHRNETRGIGGIFFDYLKPDETGNGQNLSKNQLFEFVKEIGESFAPVYTSFMKRHRNETYTEEQKQWQYLRRGRYVEFNLVWDRGTKFGLETNGRTESILMSLPPQANWEYNFEPKENSPEAETLAWLRKGVEWIS, from the coding sequence ATGAAGGCTGAAGACATTGAAGCATTTTTCAAAACGTTACAGGATAACATTTGCCGGGCTATTGAAGAGGAAGACGGAACAGGCATATTTAAGGAAGATGTATGGGAACATCATTCCGGCGGTGGTGGCAGGACGAGGTTAATACAAAACGGAAGTGTTATTGAAAAAGGCGGTGTTAATTTTTCGAGCGTTCGTGGTGAAGTTCATCCGCGCTTGCGGGCACAAATGAACCTGAATGATACGGATGATTTTCAGTTCAGGGCAACAGGCGTTTCTCTTGTCATGCATCCGTTTAATCCGCACGTTCCGATTGTTCACATGAATGTGCGCTATTTTGAATTAAGCAACGGAACCTGCTGGTTTGGTGGTGGTATCGATCTTACACCGCATTATGTGGATGAAGAAGACGCAAAGCTTTTTCACAAACACCTGAAAACGGCCTGTGATATACACCATTCAGAATTTTATCCCAACTTCAAAACCTGGGCAGATGAGTACTTTTATATTCCTCACCGCAATGAAACGCGTGGCATCGGCGGTATATTTTTCGATTACCTGAAACCGGATGAAACTGGGAACGGGCAGAATTTATCCAAAAACCAGTTATTTGAATTTGTGAAGGAAATAGGTGAAAGTTTCGCTCCTGTTTATACTTCTTTTATGAAAAGGCACCGCAATGAAACATATACGGAGGAACAAAAGCAATGGCAGTATTTGCGTCGTGGCCGTTATGTGGAATTTAATCTGGTATGGGACCGGGGAACAAAATTCGGATTGGAAACGAATGGCCGCACCGAATCCATTCTGATGAGTTTGCCTCCACAAGCCAATTGGGAGTATAATTTTGAACCAAAAGAAAATTCTCCTGAAGCCGAAACATTGGCCTGGTTACGGAAAGGTGTTGAATGGATTTCTTAA
- a CDS encoding tRNA-(ms[2]io[6]A)-hydroxylase translates to MSLTTLGLELPTDPRWVDIAAMQIGDILVDHAYCEQKAASSCITLIVHYPEKAKMVETLTPIVSEEWGHFQRVLKELKKRNIPLGRQRKDEYVGKLLQLVRNKGDYEESFLDKLLICALIEARSCERFKLLSESLEDESLQKFYRELMISEAGHYRIFIELAEEYLPHENVRTRWKELLQAEAEIIKTLKPRGDRMH, encoded by the coding sequence ATGTCACTCACCACACTTGGCCTTGAACTCCCCACAGATCCGCGCTGGGTCGATATTGCGGCTATGCAGATTGGCGACATTCTGGTAGATCATGCATATTGTGAGCAAAAAGCAGCTTCCAGCTGTATCACACTCATCGTCCATTATCCGGAGAAAGCCAAAATGGTGGAAACGCTCACGCCGATCGTGAGTGAAGAATGGGGACATTTTCAACGCGTACTTAAAGAATTGAAGAAAAGAAATATTCCTCTCGGACGTCAGCGGAAGGACGAATATGTAGGAAAACTGCTGCAACTGGTTCGAAATAAAGGTGATTACGAAGAATCGTTTTTGGATAAATTATTAATTTGTGCACTGATCGAGGCCCGAAGCTGTGAACGGTTTAAATTGTTATCAGAATCATTGGAAGATGAATCGCTACAAAAATTCTATCGCGAATTAATGATTTCGGAAGCAGGCCATTACCGCATATTTATCGAACTGGCGGAAGAATATTTACCGCATGAAAACGTTAGGACACGCTGGAAAGAATTGCTTCAAGCCGAAGCAGAAATTATAAAAACACTCAAACCAAGAGGAGACCGGATGCATTGA
- the lpxK gene encoding tetraacyldisaccharide 4'-kinase, with protein sequence MREQNWIKVILTPLSWLYGLITSIRNLLYDKRILSSEKPAQFTISVGNITVGGTGKTPLTEYLVRLLSPTFNLAILSRGYGRKTKGFLLADSFSTAAEIGDEPLQYFNKFNKKITVAVCENRVKGAENIHFHHPGNNLLLLDDAFQHRAIIQDVKLLLSDFSRPFYKDLPFPAGRLRETRDGASRADAVIVTKCPAGLTTQEKEEIILNIHKYSRQEIPVYFSAIKYAEPVSYAENPVQLKNVKLVAGIANPDTFVAYMKQRSNVIEEIIYPDHYNYTAEDLERLIKYLKNDTFVVTTEKDMVKLKPLTEKSGVSRHFAYVPIAVDFGNDTEEFDQWIVQQIQ encoded by the coding sequence ATGAGAGAACAAAATTGGATAAAAGTAATATTAACTCCACTTTCGTGGCTGTACGGTTTGATTACAAGTATACGTAACTTATTGTACGACAAACGTATATTGTCTTCAGAAAAACCTGCTCAATTCACCATTTCAGTCGGTAATATAACGGTTGGCGGAACGGGAAAAACTCCTCTTACAGAGTATCTTGTACGCTTATTGAGCCCAACTTTCAACCTGGCAATTCTAAGTCGTGGATATGGCCGGAAAACCAAAGGGTTTTTACTCGCAGACAGTTTTTCGACAGCTGCTGAAATAGGTGATGAACCTTTACAGTATTTTAACAAATTCAATAAAAAAATAACTGTTGCCGTTTGTGAGAACCGGGTGAAAGGAGCGGAAAACATCCATTTTCATCATCCCGGGAATAACCTGCTCCTACTCGACGACGCCTTTCAGCACCGGGCTATCATCCAGGACGTCAAACTACTTCTCAGCGATTTCAGTCGTCCGTTTTACAAAGATCTGCCATTTCCTGCCGGCCGTTTACGGGAAACGAGGGATGGGGCTTCGCGGGCGGATGCGGTAATTGTTACAAAATGCCCGGCTGGTCTGACAACGCAGGAAAAGGAAGAAATTATACTTAACATTCATAAGTATAGCCGACAGGAAATACCTGTTTATTTTTCGGCTATTAAATATGCAGAACCCGTCAGTTATGCAGAAAATCCTGTTCAGTTAAAGAATGTTAAACTGGTGGCTGGTATAGCAAATCCCGATACTTTCGTTGCATATATGAAACAGCGATCCAACGTTATAGAAGAAATAATTTATCCTGATCACTACAATTACACAGCCGAAGATCTGGAACGCCTTATTAAGTACTTAAAAAACGATACTTTTGTGGTTACGACCGAAAAGGATATGGTTAAGCTAAAACCGCTTACAGAAAAATCAGGTGTTTCCCGTCATTTTGCATATGTGCCGATTGCAGTTGATTTCGGGAATGATACAGAGGAATTTGATCAGTGGATCGTACAGCAAATTCAATGA